CGGCGGGAGTGCTCCCCGGTCCGGCTCCCGGCGTGGGAGCGGATCCGTTCGGGAGATATTTCGAGATCCCCGTCGCGATTCAGGACCGGTCGTTCAATGCCGATGGGTCGCTGTTCTACCCGGCCAGCCGGGAGTTCTTCGACGGCTTCGCCGGGCCCTACATCCCGGGGAGCGACGTCCCGCCCATTTGGAACCCCGAGTTCTTCGGCAACACGATGGTGGTGAACGGCCGCACCTGGCCGTACCTGGAGGTCGAGCCGCGCCGCTACCGCCTCCGGTTCCTGAACGGCTGCAACTCGCGCTTCCTGATCCTGAGGATGGTCACCAAGCCGCTGGCGAAGAGGCCGGCCAAGGCGAGGCTTCCCTTCTGGCAGATCGGCAGCGAGGGTGGCTTCCTGCCGGCACCGGTGATGCTCGACCAGCTCCTGATGGCGCCGGCCGAGCGGGCCGATGTCATCGTGGACTTCACCAAAGTTCGGCCCGGGACCGCGATCTACCTCATCAATGAGGGACCGGATGAGCCCTTTGGCGGCGGCGCCCCGAACACGGACTTCCCCGCCGCGGATCCGGCGACCACGGGCCAGGTCATGAAGTTCGTGGTGGTCCCCCCGGCGAGCGAGGACACGAGCATAGATCCTGAGCTGCTGACCCTGCCCACCTTCATGCCGCTCGGTCCTGCCAGCACCACGCGGCAGGTCTCCCTCAACGAGGAGGTGAGCGCGTTCTTCGATGGTCCCATTGCCGCCAAGCTGGGCACCCTCGACGCTGCGGGTAACCCGGTCGCGGAGGCCTGGGAGGATCCGATCACGGAGAATCCGGCCCTCAATGCGATTGAGGTCTGGGAAATGTACAACTTCACGGAGGACGCACATCCAATCCACATCCACGAGGTACAGTTCCAGGTCGTCAATCGCCAGCTCTTGGGCGGCGCCGTGCTACCACCAGAGAGCTGGGAAGCCGGCTTCAAAGACACCGTGATCGCCTATCCGGGCCAGATCACGCGGGTGAAGGCGCTGTTCGACCTGCCGGGGCTCTATGTCTGGCACTGCCACATCGTCGAGCACGAGGACAACGAGATGATGCGGCCGTACTTCATCGGGCCCAACCCGCCCACGCCGTAGGGGATCTTTTGGCCACAGGAGGTTCCGTGACCCTTCCGACCATGTGGGAGGAGGCGGCCCGCGAAGGACGGGCGTGGATCACGCCGAAACGGGGGGCCGTCACGGTGAGCATGCTGCCCCGCGCCGTCGTGACCTACGATGCGGCCGGCCGGCCCATCGGGGCGTTCGTGGACGGCCGGACCTACCGGCGGGGGCTCGACAACCGGGTCCTGTGCAAGTGGGGGGACCGGGAGGAGGCCGTCCCCGGCAGGGTCCGCTTCCGGCGGGACGTGACGGGGGCAGAGCGGGCCGCGCTGCTGGATGGTCTGGCGGCGCTCGCGGGCCGGGCGGCCCTCGGCGCGGCGGCGGGCACCGCCCGACTCCTGAAGAGTGGGCCGGCGCTCCACATCCTGGAGCGCGCGGCAGAGTGGGACGCCGAAACGCTGGAGGCGGACGGGGCGCGGCTGCGGGCCCTCTACCCGAACCGGGTCAGCATCCTCCCTCCCGACCAGTACCAGGCCGTGGCCTTGCAACTGACGATCGGCTGCCCCTATAACGGCTGTACCTTCTGCAGCTTCTACCGGTCGCGCCGGTTCGCCGTCCGGTCGGGGGCGGCATTCCGGGAGCACCTCCGCGCCGTCAAGGTGTTCCTCGGGGATTCCCTCCTGCTGCGCCGATCCCTCTTCCTGGGAGACGCAAATGTCCTGAACCTCCCGGTCCGGATACTGGGACCAGCCTTTGCCCTCCTGAACGTCGAGTTTCCTGCTCTCCAGGAACGGAGCGGTCCCCCGGGCCCCCGCGGCGTCTACGCCTTCATGGACGCCTTCACGGGGAGCCTGAAGCCCGTCGAGGCGTTCGCCGGGCTGGCGGCGTCCGGCCTGCGCCGGGTCTACCTGGGGGTCGAGACCGGGCACGATCCTCTCCTCCGCTTCTTGGAAAAGCCCGCCACGGCGGCCCGGACGGAGGAGGCGGTACGGCGCCTGAAGGCCGCGGGCCTCTCCGTCGGCGCCATCCTGATGGTCGGGGTCGGCGGCGACCGATACGCGGCTAGCCATGTGGCGGACACGGTCACCCTCTTGCGGCGCCTCCCCTTGGGAGCGGGGGACATCATCTATCTGTCGGAGTTCGTGGATGAACCCGGGACGGTCTACCGAGCCCGGGCAGCGGCAGAGGGAGTCCGGCCACTGTCGCCGGAAGCGGTCCGGGCGCAGGTCCAGGCCATTCGCGACGGGCTTGCCGGGGCGTGGGCGACGGGCCCGAAGGTCTCCCGCTACGATATCCGGGAGTTCCTCTATTAGTACTATAGAAGGGACGGGCCCCCACCGACTCTTCGCGCCCGCCGGCCTCGTGGGGCAGGCTTGCCCCAAGGGTCCCGGCCCTGCCCCACCCCCGCCGGGCCAGACCTGCCGGGTTGCGCCATGCTCTCCAGGAATCGCGGGGACTTAGGAGCGGGTCCGGGCACGGGGGGAGGACGTGCGGGTGGCACCCACCTTGCTGTAGTTCGCCCGGAAGGTCATCTGAAGCGGCAGAAGAGAGAGAACCCTCCCGGAGCGGGCGATGCCCGGCGGAGGAACCGAATGCCGGAGAATGGCCTGGGACACCTCGTCATCGTCGTCGGAGCGGGACCCGCCGCCCTCTATTGCACGGGCAAGCTGGCCGAAGCCGGGCACACCGTCCTGATCCTGAACCGGGACCTCAAGCCCGGGGGTCTGGCCGAGTACGGCATCTACCCCACCAAGCACAAGATGAAGGAGGGGTTGCGGAACCAGTTCCGCCGGATCCTGGCCCACCCCCGCGTCCACTACTTCGGCAACGTCGCGGTCCGGCAGGACGGGACGGTGCGGTGGGAAGACCTCACGGCCCTCAAGCCAAGCGCCATCGTCGTGGGGGCGGGGGCCCAGGGGACCAAGTCGCTGGGTGTCCCGGGGGAGGATGGGCCGTCCGTCTATCACGCCAAGGACCTCGTCTACCACTACAACCGGCTCCCCCCCTTCAGCGAGCGGGAGTTCCCCATGGGGGAGCGGGTCGCCGTCATCGGCATCGGGAATGTCATGGTGGACATCGCGCACTACCTCGTCACCATGCGCCGGGTGGGGGAGGTCATCGCCGTGGCGCGGCGGGGGCCCAAGGAGCGCGCCTACGATAACCGGGAGATGGAAGCCATCGCCGCCAACATCGATCGGGAGGCGCTCCGGGAGGAGCTGGAGAGGATCCGTCCACGCCTGGAGCCGCTCGGCCAGAACGTGGACGTCCTGTACCAGGAGCTCACGCGGGACTGTGACGTCCCCCCGAAGAATGGGCCAAGCCCGACCCGGCTCACCTTCCGCTTCCTGGCC
The nucleotide sequence above comes from Candidatus Methylomirabilis sp.. Encoded proteins:
- a CDS encoding multicopper oxidase, with product MMLTRRQVLKAGLVAGAALALPWKGTVRRALAAIPGGTLDPTAVSKYAMPLVIPPAMPLTAGGMVDYYEIAVRQFQQQILPAGLPMTTVWSYGSVNHPGTFNYPAFTIEATHNKPVRVKWINGLVDAAGNYLPHLLPVDQTLHWANPPGGLTGRDMRPTFAATPGSYAGPVPIVTHLHGGHSSQESDGYAEAWYLPLAKNIPNDFAKVGTWHQRFRVLAQAKLGQAWTPGTAAFQYENDQRAATLWYHDHTLGMTRVNVYAGPAGFYLLRRGPGDLPAGVLPGPAPGVGADPFGRYFEIPVAIQDRSFNADGSLFYPASREFFDGFAGPYIPGSDVPPIWNPEFFGNTMVVNGRTWPYLEVEPRRYRLRFLNGCNSRFLILRMVTKPLAKRPAKARLPFWQIGSEGGFLPAPVMLDQLLMAPAERADVIVDFTKVRPGTAIYLINEGPDEPFGGGAPNTDFPAADPATTGQVMKFVVVPPASEDTSIDPELLTLPTFMPLGPASTTRQVSLNEEVSAFFDGPIAAKLGTLDAAGNPVAEAWEDPITENPALNAIEVWEMYNFTEDAHPIHIHEVQFQVVNRQLLGGAVLPPESWEAGFKDTVIAYPGQITRVKALFDLPGLYVWHCHIVEHEDNEMMRPYFIGPNPPTP
- a CDS encoding FAD-dependent oxidoreductase — protein: MPENGLGHLVIVVGAGPAALYCTGKLAEAGHTVLILNRDLKPGGLAEYGIYPTKHKMKEGLRNQFRRILAHPRVHYFGNVAVRQDGTVRWEDLTALKPSAIVVGAGAQGTKSLGVPGEDGPSVYHAKDLVYHYNRLPPFSEREFPMGERVAVIGIGNVMVDIAHYLVTMRRVGEVIAVARRGPKERAYDNREMEAIAANIDREALREELERIRPRLEPLGQNVDVLYQELTRDCDVPPKNGPSPTRLTFRFLASPSRILRDEQGRVVALEVEENTLVDRGGKFAAKALGQTSQLPVDTVIFAIGDRVDPTLGLPVKDGGYATSPTPDPQDPEAAKYQVFDPQTGRSVDGAFVVGWSRSASEGVVGKARLDGEKGAAVVNRFLARRPPLSRREIYQHRIGPLYRRLRERQVPIVHKGLWRMLEKVEREEAGKQRLPEFKFGRNEEMLAVLEGAVRRLASRSAG
- a CDS encoding radical SAM protein, with translation MTLPTMWEEAAREGRAWITPKRGAVTVSMLPRAVVTYDAAGRPIGAFVDGRTYRRGLDNRVLCKWGDREEAVPGRVRFRRDVTGAERAALLDGLAALAGRAALGAAAGTARLLKSGPALHILERAAEWDAETLEADGARLRALYPNRVSILPPDQYQAVALQLTIGCPYNGCTFCSFYRSRRFAVRSGAAFREHLRAVKVFLGDSLLLRRSLFLGDANVLNLPVRILGPAFALLNVEFPALQERSGPPGPRGVYAFMDAFTGSLKPVEAFAGLAASGLRRVYLGVETGHDPLLRFLEKPATAARTEEAVRRLKAAGLSVGAILMVGVGGDRYAASHVADTVTLLRRLPLGAGDIIYLSEFVDEPGTVYRARAAAEGVRPLSPEAVRAQVQAIRDGLAGAWATGPKVSRYDIREFLY